DNA sequence from the Candidatus Thermoplasmatota archaeon genome:
AATAAAAGATTAGGCATTATTCCGAGCACAGTACATAAACTTGCTAGAACGAGCATGGGTAGTCGCATTGACAAAGGGACTTCCCTGACTGCTTTTGCGTTTTCAAACTTAATAAACGAATAATAAATAATCTTCAAAAACGACGCTACTGTGCCAATAGTAGCTATAATTAAGATGAATTTTAATACCGGATAAGCATCTACAGAAGAGAATAAACTCGATATTAGTGCTAGTTCTAGGTCGGATTCTAAACTTATTTTTACTTTTACGATTTTAGGGCCAATTCTTAGCGATATCGCTTGATACATTAAAAGGCAGTTTGCATAAATCACTCTCGCTATAGTTGTAAAAACTATCCCTACCAAATGCTCTACTGCAAAGAAATATTCTTTAAATGGTTTTCCGCCTCTCCTTTACTTCAGTTATTACTAACTTTCTGGTGGCTATAATTATCGCAGCAGAAACAAGCAACCCTACAGTTAATGAAAGGTACGAAAAATCGGACGTTAGAAGAATCCAGAAAACGAACAATGCTAAAATACCTGCTGTATATCTCTCTCTCTTGTAGACTTCTACGTATTTCTCGCCCTTCGCAACAATCTCATTTCCCATTGTACTAGCAATAGTTTCTGCTCATTATAAAACTACTGTGGAGTAGGGCACTCGAAAATTTTAGGAATGAAATTGGAGGCGAAGAGATTGATAAAATAAAGCTCTAGCCCATCATTTTTTCCAAGACTTCTCTGCACATCATACCTTCTTTTATTCCAAGCATCGTTGCATTCTCAGAAATTTCAACTACCTTAGCACTCAGCATACCCTCAAAACTCTTCACCCCTGTAACTTTCACAGCTATATCTCCAAGTTTATTTGCAGTTTTCATGTCCAAATATCCGCACATTGCAAATCCTTTCTCCGCTTTGATTAGAATCAAAGGCGCCACTCCAAGTTCTATCTTCACGCCCAGCGCAGTACCTGTTTTTAATTTAATCAGCTCCGTACAAAT
Encoded proteins:
- a CDS encoding DUF1805 domain-containing protein — its product is MCTELIKLKTGTALGVKIELGVAPLILIKAEKGFAMCGYLDMKTANKLGDIAVKVTGVKSFEGMLSAKVVEISENATMLGIKEGMMCREVLEKMMG
- a CDS encoding Na+/H+ antiporter subunit E, producing MGNEIVAKGEKYVEVYKRERYTAGILALFVFWILLTSDFSYLSLTVGLLVSAAIIIATRKLVITEVKERRKTI